ATCAGCCCTATCCGCCAATAAGGCATCCGAGTGGTTATTATTTTAACTGGAATAGTGGACGGGTTTTACAAGAATATCAGATTAACTATATTACAAAGGGAAACGGGGTTTTAGAAACAGAAAATGGAGAGTTTTCACTTCTTGAGGGGAGTGTTTTTCTGATTAAGCCTGGTGTTTGGCACCGATACCAGCCGAATCAAACAGTAGGTTGGCAAGAGCATTATATTGGATTTAATGGTGAAATGGCTCGAAAGCTATTTCAACATCCAATATTCGCAGGAAATCAATCCGTTTTGCATATTGGGGTTCACGAAGAAATTATTGATACTTATTACAAAGTGTTTGATCTGGTTCAGGAAGAACAACCCGGTTTTCAGCAGATTGCAAGTGGGCTGATTGTAAAAATGCTCGGGTACTTAATATCGTTCGAAAAGCAAAAGGAATTTACAGGAAAGCGTATTGCAGGAATTATTGAGGATGCACGATTTAAAATCAGGCAAAACGTGGATCAAGAATTGGACATGACTCTGATGGCGAGGGAATATAATATTGGCTATTCGTACTTCAGGAAAATGTTTAAAAATTATACCGGAGTGGCTCCTCATAAATATCATCTGGAACTTAAGATAATGAGAGCAAAAGAACTCTTATTGGTGACCGATAAAAGCGTTAAGGAAATCAGTTATGAGTTGGGATTCCAAACTATTCATTATTTTAGCCGCCTGTTTAAGAATAAAGTGGGGAAGAGCCCAACTGAGTTCAGGAGATAAATTTTCAATAGCAAATTTTATAAAAAAAATGAAGACGATTGCATTAGGTACCGATCATGCCGGATTTCTCCTAAAAGAAGCGGTAAAAAAACATTTATCAAACAAAGGTTTCCGAGTTGTTGATTTGGGAACCGATTCGGAAGAGGCGGTAGATTATGCTGATTTTGTTATTCCTGCAGCAGAAACTGTTGCCAAAAATAAAGCAGATTTAGGAATTGTTTTTGGCGGAAGTGGAAACGGCGAAGCCATTGCTGCAAACAAAGTAAAGGGGGTGCGTTGTGCATTGTGCTGGAGTGTACAATCAGCTACTTTAGCCAAACAACATAATAATGCGAATGTGATTGCACTGGGTGGTCGGATGGTATCTGAAGAACTGGCTCTTGAAATAGTGGATCGTTGGTTAGTCGAAACCTTTGAGGGCGGTCGCCATTTAAGAAGAATTCAGAAACTACACGACTACGAGTCAGGCGAAAAGTAAGCGAGTAGCCTATAAGCCGCTACTAAAGTATTTCTTAAACGCTTTTGTATCAGTAATCAATTTAAAGTTGGAAGGGAGTTTTGATTTAACCACGGAGATTTGAGCACCAGTTACAAAGATTTTCTTGCCTTTAAATGTTTTATGCATTTCAGCAATGTAGTTTTCCAATTCTTTTTCATCGATTCCATTAATGAAAGCAGTGAAAATTCGATCGAACTGTTGCACACCGTCCATTTTGGCCAAATCTTCGAAGGGAACATTCTGACCTAGATAAATTGTTTTATAGCCCGATTTTAAGGCGAGATAATGATAAAATAACAAGCTGATTTCGTGCATTTCACCCTCCTTTAGAAAAAACAAAACTGTAGAAGTGGAATTGTTATTATTAATTCCTGAGCTTTCTTTGATGAGCAATTCACGGATGATGTTGGAAACAAAGTGTTCCTGAGCAGGGAAGATGGTTCCAATTTGCCAGTAAATACCAACTTTTTCAAATAGAGGAAAAATGTTTTCCATAAAGGTTTCTTCAAACCCAATCTTGTTGATTTGCTGAAGTAATAAATCTTCAAGGCTTTTATGATCAAAATTCACCATATGCATCACAAGCTGATCAATCATGCTTTCGGATGGAAGCGATTTCTCGTTTAGTTTCAGCACTTCCTTCTGAATTTGACCGTTTTCGTAGTTTGAAACTTTCGAGATCTTGTAGCCATGTTTCACCAACATCGATACGTTGAGTAGTTTCCGTAGCTCATTATCACTATAGTAGCGAATATTTGTTGTTGAACGTTGTGGTTCCAGCAAACCATAGCGCTTTTCCCATATACGAATGGTATGTGCCTTGATACCTGATAAGGTTTCCAGATCTTTTATGTTATAGTAATTCATTAATCGCAATTTAGATTAAACTCTCCGATATCATCTCTAATTCCTCCACGTTCACTTTTGCGAGAATTACTAAGCTTAACAAGAGATAATTCTGTTTTGTTTAATAATTTTGCAAATGTAATAAACATTATTGATCGAATTAAAAAAACTGAATCGGCGACGAATAGTTTTCGCGATTAAACAATTCCATTAATTTTGGTCTTCAATAATTAAGTAATATGAAATGAGCATGTAAAAGTTCTAGCACAAACAAGAATGCTTATATGCGAGTTCCATATGGTACCTTTTAAATAAACAATTTTAATCATATGAAATGAGGTTTATCTATCCTGAGTTTTTGACGGCACTTTTGTTGATCTGCCTACCTATACTGATTCATTTTCTGCATTTTAAACGGTACAGGACAGTCTATTTCAGTCAAGTTAACTTTTTAAAAGCCGTCAAGGAAGATACCCGAAAAAAAAGCAATCTGAAGCAATTGCTAATTCTCCTTGCCCGTATTCTAACGATTTCGGCATTGGTGTTTGTATTTGCTCAGCCGTATTTGCCAACAAATAAGCAAGAGCGAAAAGTGGCCCGAAAGATTGTTGCCCTTTATGTTGACAACTCATTTAGCATGAAGGGAGCAACTGATAATGGAATGTTGCTTGAGCAAGCTAAGAGCAGAGCTATTAGTATTGCCAGTAGTTATGGGCCTGAGACAAATTATATCCTGATGGAAAATCAGAATCTACCGGGATGCCAACAGTTAATCAATCAGACTCAATTAGTCACTCAACTTGGCAAAATTCAGGAAGGTCCCTTGTCTATCAGTGTTTCGAAAGCCTATCAGCAACTAAAAAATAGTCTGCTGAAACAAACTGAAAATGCCGATAACATCATTTATCTGATTTCGGATTTCCAGAGTTATACGTCTGATTTTTCAGAAATTAAATCGGATACCAGTATTCAAACTTTCCTGATCCCTTTTGGAAGTCAAGTTGCTAATAATTTGTTGATTGACAGTTGCTGGTTTGAAACTCCCGGACATAAAAAGAAGCGTGAAGAAACCTTGTTTGCTCGTGTCAAAAATCTGTCGTCACAGAGCTACCAGGACATTCCGGTCAGATTGAAGGTTAATGACACCATCAAGTCAATCAGTAATATTAGTATTGATGCGGAGACTGAACAAATAGTGGAGTTGGTCTATAAAAATAATAGTTCTGGGGTTCATCGGTTAGTTGTTGAGCTTGATGATTACCCGGTGGTTTACGACAATCAATACTTTTTAAGTTATAACGTACGAGATAAAAACGACGTGTTAGCCATCTTTCAGTCTGAGGATCCCGCTATTCGGAAGCTGGAAGCTCTTTTTGAAGATGATGAAAATATTAGATTTGAAAAAACGGCAGTTAGTAAAGTAAAAGTTAGCGAATTCGATCAGTATCAGTGCATTTATTTACTCAACTTAAATAAGTTTAGTTCAGGCTTGGTGAATGCGTTAAGTCAGTTTGTTGAAAAGGGAGGCTCGTTAGGCATTTTTCCCGGAATGCAAGCTGACTTAGCTTCGTATAATAAATTGTACGGGAAATTAGAGGCCGGCTTAATTACCGGATCTGATTCGGTTAAGTTGAAAATGAATCAAGTCAATTTCAATCACTTGTTGTTGCAAGATGTATTTTTACATGAAAAGGAAAACCTCGATTTACCCGAAGTGGAATTGAGTTATCGGTATCGCGTAGGACCACAGAGTTCACAGTTGAGCATCGTAGATTTTAACAATGGACAAACTGCTGTTTCTCAATATCATAAAGGGCAGGGGCGTGTGTATAATTTTAGTTTTCCGCTAAACGATGAGTTGACTGATTTTAGCAAGCACGCTATTTTTGTGCCGCTGGTTTACAACATTGCTTTAAATAGTTTTGAACCACAACAAATTCAGTATGAGATTGCTGATGATTTGGTTCTCACCTTACCACAAAGCGAAACATTTATGTCGGGCGATGGGTTGTCAATCAGCCCGATGCAAGCTGATGAGGAAATTCAGCTTTCATCAATTAATCAGACAGCCAGCGAGTTTCGTGTCGATTTGCAGGGAGTTGTTCAAAAAGCAGGCTTTTACAATTTAAGTCAAGGCGAAGGGGAAGTTCG
The window above is part of the uncultured Sunxiuqinia sp. genome. Proteins encoded here:
- a CDS encoding MerR family transcriptional regulator, with the translated sequence MNYYNIKDLETLSGIKAHTIRIWEKRYGLLEPQRSTTNIRYYSDNELRKLLNVSMLVKHGYKISKVSNYENGQIQKEVLKLNEKSLPSESMIDQLVMHMVNFDHKSLEDLLLQQINKIGFEETFMENIFPLFEKVGIYWQIGTIFPAQEHFVSNIIRELLIKESSGINNNNSTSTVLFFLKEGEMHEISLLFYHYLALKSGYKTIYLGQNVPFEDLAKMDGVQQFDRIFTAFINGIDEKELENYIAEMHKTFKGKKIFVTGAQISVVKSKLPSNFKLITDTKAFKKYFSSGL
- a CDS encoding BatA domain-containing protein, with product MRFIYPEFLTALLLICLPILIHFLHFKRYRTVYFSQVNFLKAVKEDTRKKSNLKQLLILLARILTISALVFVFAQPYLPTNKQERKVARKIVALYVDNSFSMKGATDNGMLLEQAKSRAISIASSYGPETNYILMENQNLPGCQQLINQTQLVTQLGKIQEGPLSISVSKAYQQLKNSLLKQTENADNIIYLISDFQSYTSDFSEIKSDTSIQTFLIPFGSQVANNLLIDSCWFETPGHKKKREETLFARVKNLSSQSYQDIPVRLKVNDTIKSISNISIDAETEQIVELVYKNNSSGVHRLVVELDDYPVVYDNQYFLSYNVRDKNDVLAIFQSEDPAIRKLEALFEDDENIRFEKTAVSKVKVSEFDQYQCIYLLNLNKFSSGLVNALSQFVEKGGSLGIFPGMQADLASYNKLYGKLEAGLITGSDSVKLKMNQVNFNHLLLQDVFLHEKENLDLPEVELSYRYRVGPQSSQLSIVDFNNGQTAVSQYHKGQGRVYNFSFPLNDELTDFSKHAIFVPLVYNIALNSFEPQQIQYEIADDLVLTLPQSETFMSGDGLSISPMQADEEIQLSSINQTASEFRVDLQGVVQKAGFYNLSQGEGEVRTLAFNFNRRESTSPQLTNTQLENAVDAAGLLSFDVIDATNSNFEARILEANEGIQLWQLFLAIGLLFIAAEVLITRFWK
- a CDS encoding ribose-5-phosphate isomerase, translated to MKTIALGTDHAGFLLKEAVKKHLSNKGFRVVDLGTDSEEAVDYADFVIPAAETVAKNKADLGIVFGGSGNGEAIAANKVKGVRCALCWSVQSATLAKQHNNANVIALGGRMVSEELALEIVDRWLVETFEGGRHLRRIQKLHDYESGEK
- a CDS encoding AraC family transcriptional regulator — translated: MEDFFKYLTAGEEDQHWGLYLNVTGAYTSPPNQPYPPIRHPSGYYFNWNSGRVLQEYQINYITKGNGVLETENGEFSLLEGSVFLIKPGVWHRYQPNQTVGWQEHYIGFNGEMARKLFQHPIFAGNQSVLHIGVHEEIIDTYYKVFDLVQEEQPGFQQIASGLIVKMLGYLISFEKQKEFTGKRIAGIIEDARFKIRQNVDQELDMTLMAREYNIGYSYFRKMFKNYTGVAPHKYHLELKIMRAKELLLVTDKSVKEISYELGFQTIHYFSRLFKNKVGKSPTEFRR